DNA from Chaetodon trifascialis isolate fChaTrf1 chromosome 14, fChaTrf1.hap1, whole genome shotgun sequence:
ATAAGATGTGTTCAGAACAAAATTAACCACATCCGCTCTGTTGGAAGCCACAAATTGTACAACAGCATGGGGAGAACCCAACGGGGCTGTGCACCTGCAGAGAGCAAACATATCACAGGGGATTTTAACATCATGGACTAACATTACAATCAGGTCCTGACCGGCTGCTTACCCTTTATTCATGATGACTGCATGCCTCGGTCTAGTCTGAGGCTCAGGAGACGCAGAGACAAAACAGGACTGGGtgaaaagctgctgctcaggTCTAGTTTTGGCAGAAAGCTGGAGGTTTACAACCTGACCTCTTTTATAGATGTACGACTCAGCTGGGCTGGTCCAGGATGCTGCACGACAAAAATAAGatatttttgtttaaatatggaACAACCCAGCCGAACAGCTAGTTTTGACTCATGTTATTACTCACGATTCATGGCTTTGATGTTAAAGGTCTTGTCATTCTCAGGAAGTGCCGTTGAGACAAAGAAGTTTGGATTAGCATGTGACCTGAAAAGACACGCGTTCCCCTTCAGCATGGTTATTTGTGAGCACTTTAGGTTTAGGTAACTGAATGTATGCACCTCTTTGGGATGCAGGAGATGTGTACTGTAGAAGGAGATTGCCACCAAGCAGTGGGAGGTTTTTTGAGATTCAAGTAGACAGAGTTGGTGAACATTGCCACGCCATTCTGCATCTGTAAGAGAAGCTGGTCTCAGAAAATCCTTAAAGCTGTAGAAATGGAGAAACTAGCAAAGGACTGGGTAAACTCACCACACGCGTCGTTCCACACTCATCCAAACTGTAAGTGAAGACAAACTGGTTTGGTAGCTCCCCATTGCTATAGCAGCCATCACCCAAATGTATCTCCTCTCCTGTCAGTACGACACCTGTGGATCTCTTATCCACCAGCACAGTTAGCTTAGACTCATCACAATACACTTCTACTCTGGGAACATTGAACATGATTGGAGGCAATTCAGCTAGCATGTGAAAGTCAGGGGCCCGACTCCGCCATGAGCTGAAGATGGTGTCATATGGAGGGAAATCAAAATTTCTTTTAAATGGAGAAGGCGCAATGTTATCAAAAAACCGTGGAAAACCCTTGGGAAATCTGGCATCCTGCCAGTTGATTACTGACTGAACAGCAATAAAATGCCCAacaaaaatgcagagaaatatcTCTATTGTCCCCATTGCGAACCTCAGTGAGGGCCAACCACTCTAATTACTCCCCTAGCCCAGGTGTGCCATTAATAaggtgcagctgcaggagggacAGGTGCTGGCAATCAAGCTGATGAGGCTGACAGGCATTTAGCACCTATGATTAAAAACTAAGGAATCTGTGTATTTGGTTCATGTTCATGTCTTTGTTGAAACAGCTGAGGTACAAAGTAAATCTTCCCCATCCCCACTGATAGCTGCAGTGTATTATATTTGGTGGGACTATATTAAGGTATCGTCCTGGTTTTCTGTTCTTTAAAGACACAACTGTGTACGTAATGTCTCTTCTTTATAGCTTTATTTATGTGGAAACCAGGtcacatttccattttgaaaATACATAAGAATCAGCATGGCTAACTCTATGGACAAGTAACACTATAACTACTTATTTACTGGCTCAAtacatttggaaaacaaacaacagcaattCCTCATAGGATGAAGTGATACCTGAAGTAAATGAACAAGGCTAGGTGCTCTAAAATCATGTCATGCCTGGTGAAACCCTCAGTGGATACAATAATTTTCTTATTTCTTGTTATCATTTCGAAGTATGGCTGCAGAGTTGCATGCGTTTCTAGCAGATAACCAGCTTTTCCCTCCCTGTGCCTGGGGGCGGAGCTCCCGCACAGGTAGGGAAGGCGACGTCTGTGCGTGCGCAGGTGAGCGGCAGGGAAGGAAGACAGCGACCCACCGAAAGCGGAGCGTCACAAAGCTGTTAGAAATGACTTTAATACAAGCTGCGTACTAACATGATCTAAGACGACATTGAATGCACCATGGTGAATTCAGGTAAGCTGGCTCTCGCGGGTGTAGTGGTAGAGTGAGTGAATACGTGAGCACTACAATGCGCGCTCAAGGTTTTAGGCGTGGTCTGCAGTTGTTAAAGGAGCTCCTACATTTTCTCGGTGCTTGACTGACAGAACTCAATGTGATATATATCTTGTGTTGGTTTCTGTCAGCGAAATCGTGTTGTGAAGCCGCACAAAGGTGAAGTCTAGTTTCTTTGAAGTTTCACCAAAATCCAAGTGAACCTTTTTTGGTGTAGCCGCTGCATGGGCTCGCCTAGTATTCATGGTTATGAGCTGTTGATAGGTCAAATGTAGACACACGGTACAGTAAGGGTCCCACGCtagtattattgttattattattatcattatcattattattattattattagtagtagtagtagtagtagtagtagtagtcgtagtagtagtagtagtgaatCTGAAGAAAGTAAAAGTATCAGACATCACCATTAGAACGAGATAGACATGCTGTCCCTGtcagaaaatataaaatcacATTAGAATGTAAGAGTGTGGTGTCTATACATTCTATGGCTGCAAGtaaggattattttcatttttaattattttcttgattaatcaattgGGTGTTTGGTCTATAATATGTTGGAAAGGTCCCAAGATgacatcctcaaatgtcttgcTTTGTTTGGAAATAAAGGAATATTCCGCTCACTGTCATAGAGGAGTAAAGAAACTAGAAAAAGATCCACATTTAAGACACTTCAATatgagacattaaaaaaaaaccctcaaactGATTATTGCTTATCAAATAGTTGGTGATGGATTAATTGTTGCATCTCTATTCACTACATGAATATGTTCAGTATTGTGTTATAGTGTCTTTGTTAGGGTCTGTGCAGGACAATAACAACATGTGATTATGTGTACTTGAATGGCAGCAAACATTACATTACGAACAATATTATGACCAAAAACATGGCAAGTTTTTCCACAGCACTGCGTTAAAGGCTTGCATAAGACGAGCCAGTGGCAGGTCTCTGTTTCTACCTGATCCCCTTAGGCCAGGTAACTGTGGTGCTGAATGTTTGTACACCCCACCCAAAGCTTTGTCCTGCTTGGTTCAGGAGGGGCTTCACACAGGCTTTATGACTGGGGGGTTCACCTTAACTCAGAGGAAGGCACAAAATAATGCAACAAAATGCTCCCAGACCCTTTCTCTGTACTATCACCATagctgcagcattttgcagCGTGCAGAGGATGAGATCTCCTCTGCAGGGGTCGGGGATAACTGTGGTAACTGCCGTCTTCTCGAGCGCTGTGACGACGTGTTAGCCACCGACCAGCTTCCTTTTTGGCTTTGCTCAAACCACAAGTCAGCTCTCTCACAAGCTCTCGGTGTGCTGTAGTTCAGATCACATTTCATACACTTTGAGCACACATAATTTCATCTTGTGTACTATTATGCTTCTTGTCAACAACACATACTGATGCACACACGCAGCTGGTATTTACATACCCTGACACTGGGATCAGAGACGCGTCAGTCTGACAACATGGACGGCTGCAATGTAGCATAATGGATTAGTTGTTTATCTTTCATTTTGGCAGAGGTCACAGCGTGCAAGACTTAGTTAAAATAACATcgttcttcttcctctgcagtgaggaagaagtgggctattcagatcctttactgaaggaGAGTAAAAGTACTACACTGGAAATGTCACTGAACTAAAAGTAAAGAAGTATAAGCAGGGAAATGTACTTCTTCTACTTCTACGATTATCAGAGTAGTTGCCATTTCATCTTCTGTCAGTCAGCTAATTGATTGACCGACTAGTTGTTTCAGCTGTACCAGTTTAATTTGTAacaaacatcatattttatacattcattttttgtgtgtaaaaatcagCTTGTAAAATAAATTGTAACTGAAACTGTTAGATACATGTagagaagtaaaaagtacaCTGTTCCCCACTGAGATGTGGTGGAGTAGAACTATaaactcaagtaaagtacaagtaacTCAAATTTATACTGaagtacagtatttgtgtaaatgtacttagttacattccaccgcTGCTCCTCCAGGAATATGCTGTGCCAGCCTCAAGGACAACAAAGCCCTGATGAAGATGGGGCTGGCGCTGGTGTTGGTGGGCCACGTCAACTTTCTTCTTGGGGCCCTGGTGCACGGCGCGGTGCTCAGGCACATCACCGTGCACGCTCTGGCCCGGACCATGGTGTACGCCATCTCAAATGTCATCGCCATCGTGGCGGGCTTGGTGGTAAGCGGTGGGATATGCACATAAAGATCTTTGATATTAAGCTAGCTGCTGCCTCACTAAGCTGATGGAATATTTTTGCTGGCTGCTGGAAACTCCATAAACTCCATATCTGATCGTAATGCAGTTTATACTTTCATGTTCAAATAGCACCATTTGGAGTAGTAATATTGTGTAATTtatcagtgaatgaatgagctgTCTTTTTGCCCTTTAGGGAATCATTAGTGGAGTAACGGCCATTGTCCTgtccaaaaacaagaaaaacaggatCCTGGTAAATActgctcccctctccctcctccattcAGCCCTTGTTAGAACTTGCCCTTTGTGTTCTgggtgagtgtatgtgtgtatgataCACACACGACACAGAAGATGATAGCTATTTAAATAGgtaacacacatgtacatgcaaaTATGGAATTCATTCAAATTTTGGAGCCTGTTATTTCTGTAGTGCttccctcctgcagctgctaACTGAAAAGCATGTGAAATGTCTACTCGATTAAAGGCTGTGCTTTCACTTACTGACATACTCATGTCATTTTGTCCTTGCAGAAGTGGGTCCTGTTGGtcttcagcttcctgtcagGTCTCTTGGCTCTTGCCTCCAGCCTGGCTTTGTCAGTTTCAATAGTGACAGCCATTATTCACAAAGGTTGGAGCCTGCTAACGCACTGCAAGTTTTCCGATAATGACGTCAGCCCCTCTTCCAGCATCACATACGAATGCCCCTTTGACCCCACCCGTATCTATGTAAGTGGAATATAAACGCTTGTCCATCAGCTGTTTGGATATCCAGCTGAAGAAAAGACGAGTTTATTCATCAGAGTTTTGTGCTGCGGTCTTGTTTGTCGTCCAGGGGACCACACTCATCCTGTGGGTGCCTCTTATCTTCATGTCCGTGGTGGAAATGGTGTTCTCCTTCCGCTGCTTTGCCGTCTGCACTTCGTTCCTTTACCTCTGTCCATGCAGGAGGAGGCCGATCCGGGCTAAGAGGGTAAGATCACTGACTCTGCTGGACCTgcattatttgtgtttgtgtgcaagagCGTCAATTGCTGTTATCTTACCGTGTCACATACAGTAGATCACTTCAGACAGTTGCTTTTTGGataatgagaaaaatgtttttagcaTAAATGCTAACGGTGCAGTGATGTAGACGTGAGAAATCCATACCGCCAAAGGGACAAATAGTACGTTTTAACCTTGATTTGCTGAAGGAGAAGTGTATATTTTTACAAGAGAAATCAGCACTTTCCTGCCTGGCTGTGACATCAGAACGATGCACTGTACTGTCCTGTTTGAGGTCACACATGAAGGCCTTCAAAACGGCAAACAAATAATTCAGTTGTTATGTAACGCTTGGAAGGCTTAGTAGAAGCTTAGCAGCAATAAAACAGTAATCAAGCCAATGTTTTAACATCAAACTACTCTAACTTCATTAGTTCCACAAATAGCAATGTCAACACTGAATttaatacagacacacagaagccaGGGGTGAAGACCTGCTGACAAGGCAAACTTAAGCAGAGCAGTGTGCTAACTGTGATCCTCACCTCACACTGCCTGCGCACAATCACATGGCCTGATCCTGAAAGTGAAGTCAAAGtgttaaactgaaaaaaaaaaaaaaaaaaacctggctCAGTTTCTTCACTATGATGAACATTTGGTTCTCACCAATGCATCGAAAATACTCAAATGTTCTCATGTATTCGTTGTTATTTGTTACCAACATCGCAGTAAGATGAAAATACTCATTTCAAACACAAAGTGAATTTGCTGAAGTGTTCAGTCTGAGAAACACATTATGTCGTCATCTGGACTGACACAGATCAAGTTTTTACACAGGAAGGCAGCTTTGTGGTCAAATGTTCAGTCTCCATGTTCAAAAATTATTGTATAAAATATGCATTGAATTCAAAAAGTAAACACTCCGATATGACACGTAGCCCAGCACTGACACAGGCAGTCTGTACTTTAGAAGTCATTTTCATTCTTGTCACAGTCGTCATACAAATGGAGTGAAATCGCTGATGAAATCTGTCTGTCTAGAATGTCCCAGCAGGTTTTGACAGGTTATTACATGCATAAGCATTAAGATCTCTAAAGGTACCCCACACTATTACTGTATATCTGAGGAAACCGTTAGACCTGGTGGCTAAATTTCAAGCAGTTTATTAGATTTTGTACTTTAGCTTTCTGTATAGATTGAAGGAATTGACTGCAATTTGGTCTTTACCCTATCTTCTCATTATCTTCACGAATAACGTTTGCAATGTAGGACAGCATGTGGTGCGTGCTCAACTTATTGGAGCAGTCAGCTCCTGAATGCAAGTTAGCTTCTCTTAAATAAAAGTCCAATTCATGTTGTTTCAGGTGCGTATTCAGAGAGCTGTTGAAACTTCATCGTTGCCTCCAGCACCAGATCCAGAGACCGAAACCACAGCCGAGCCTGCGGAGCAGGACGATCTGCTGGACAGCGTGAGCGCAGTGGAGCAGAGCGAATGGCTCTGAAGCAGCTCAACCTTACTGCAAAGGTTGCAAACTGCTGGCTTTGACTAAAACACAACTTCATCTGTGAAATTGTCACAGTGTGTCTGTTACACATTAAATGTCTGAAGGCATTTGTGGGACTCAAGCCAGCTAAAGCATTGGCGTTTTATGTCCCTCTTTATCAAaaggacttttgttttttttaaatactgctcttggttttgtcagattttgtaTTTACTACTGTTGCCCTGAAAATAGTTGTAACTTGTATCTTGATATTAAAATGTTCTTTATAAAGTATTGAATTGTCAATAATTCATCCCAGACATGACATTTTATCATCTTATCCTGAAAAACTTACAAAATAAAGATACTGAACTTTTTCGGGTAGATTTTATTGCTGTTGAAAGTGTGGTCAGCACAAACTGGGGTCTGTCAGATTTAAATGACATTTGTAAGCTCTCTTGTGGAACACTATTATTCACGTCTCAgaatacaaatatatatatacaacaaCTGAGTTCTGGCATTTGTTTGCCTCCCACATTACACTGAGTGCTGCTGGACATTCAAGTCCACATTTCAGTGGACTCTTAAGCCTGAAGGCAGCAATCATGTGAGAGGACTCAAACAGTTTCAATATCGTGATGAAGGGGTCCAGGAAATTTGCCAAAGAAGATGTCAATGCGTCAGTGAAGGGCACATactaaattacattttaaaata
Protein-coding regions in this window:
- the tmem54a gene encoding transmembrane protein 54a, giving the protein MVNSGICCASLKDNKALMKMGLALVLVGHVNFLLGALVHGAVLRHITVHALARTMVYAISNVIAIVAGLVGIISGVTAIVLSKNKKNRILKWVLLVFSFLSGLLALASSLALSVSIVTAIIHKGWSLLTHCKFSDNDVSPSSSITYECPFDPTRIYGTTLILWVPLIFMSVVEMVFSFRCFAVCTSFLYLCPCRRRPIRAKRVRIQRAVETSSLPPAPDPETETTAEPAEQDDLLDSVSAVEQSEWL